In Meiothermus ruber DSM 1279, the following proteins share a genomic window:
- a CDS encoding ROK family protein, translated as MKKTESLNKTPPQPALDSLSGHRPTDARRLNRAKALELLRVMPRSRAELARALGLSKPALGDLVGDLIELGLVLEAAPTSIQRGRRPAPLRINPRRFCVMGIDLGVDTYELGLYNPLGQPLQILQTPSGVGKGAEVVYSRLLEAAQHLIEQAPVPVVAVGVASPGPISFERGQILTPPHFPDLHNMYLVERLQRDLDRPTYLEHDSAAAARRFLRSTSAENFIYILLQQGIGAGIVIKRQVYRGHHGFAGELGHMSVNMDGEPCPCGNRGCLENVAGTTAIEFRYLRLTKQSLPLSTIAELAHAGNPQALLSFEQAGRALGWAAVNLVNLFDPELLVLGGPGAAYADLLIPSLRHHLNTHAYPYLGWGEHLQILVDPLLNPIGPGAAECALEAIYLGDIPLP; from the coding sequence ATGAAGAAGACCGAATCTTTGAACAAGACCCCACCCCAACCGGCGCTGGACTCTCTCAGTGGGCATCGTCCGACAGATGCCCGCAGACTCAATCGAGCCAAGGCCCTCGAACTACTAAGGGTGATGCCCAGGAGCCGGGCTGAGCTGGCTCGAGCGCTGGGGCTTTCTAAACCCGCGCTGGGAGACCTGGTTGGTGATCTGATTGAACTGGGGTTGGTTCTGGAAGCAGCGCCAACTTCCATTCAGCGCGGCCGCCGCCCCGCGCCGTTGCGCATCAACCCAAGGCGCTTCTGCGTGATGGGAATTGACCTTGGCGTGGATACCTATGAACTAGGATTGTACAATCCTCTGGGCCAGCCTCTGCAAATCCTGCAGACCCCCTCTGGTGTGGGCAAGGGCGCCGAGGTGGTTTACAGCCGTTTGCTCGAGGCCGCACAACATCTGATCGAGCAGGCACCGGTGCCTGTTGTAGCGGTAGGCGTGGCCTCTCCGGGGCCCATCAGCTTCGAGCGCGGCCAGATACTAACCCCCCCTCATTTCCCCGATCTGCACAACATGTACCTGGTCGAACGCCTTCAGCGTGACCTGGACAGACCCACATACCTGGAACACGATAGCGCTGCTGCTGCACGACGCTTTCTGCGCTCCACCTCAGCCGAGAACTTCATCTACATTCTGCTACAGCAAGGTATTGGTGCCGGCATTGTAATAAAGCGACAGGTATATCGAGGCCATCACGGTTTCGCTGGGGAGCTGGGCCACATGTCGGTCAATATGGACGGCGAGCCTTGCCCATGCGGCAACCGTGGCTGCCTGGAGAATGTGGCCGGTACCACCGCCATCGAGTTTCGCTACCTCCGCCTGACCAAACAAAGCCTTCCGCTAAGCACTATTGCTGAGCTTGCGCATGCTGGTAACCCCCAGGCCCTTCTCTCCTTCGAGCAGGCCGGGCGGGCACTGGGCTGGGCGGCTGTAAACCTGGTCAACTTATTCGACCCCGAGCTGTTGGTGCTTGGGGGGCCAGGCGCTGCTTATGCAGACTTGCTCATCCCCAGCCTGCGACACCACCTCAACACCCACGCCTACCCCTACCTGGGTTGGGGGGAGCACCTACAAATTCTGGTTGACCCGCTTCTAAACCCCATTGGCCCTGGTGCTGCCGAGTGCGCCCTCGAGGCCATCTACCTGGGAGATATTCCGCTCCCATAG
- a CDS encoding FGGY-family carbohydrate kinase, translated as MQLLLGIDIGTSFIKAGVFTPLGEVVALNQAPAPLNRIGSVQGYYLADELWESVAELVGRLTKELSQSEWERLGVVGISSFGESGVLLGRDGGLRFPEVMAWYDERPKEIFEHLSQVLLALDPSRLRLRTGLLPDHTYSLAKLLWLRQECPKLLQGSLCWVSVADWIAFRLTGRLQMGLTQASRTLLFDLLSRRWMEDTLLEVGLNPGLLPSLRFPGAPIGPVTPEAASQSGLPSSLPVMEAGHDQACAAAGLGALDPGSIINACGTAETLLQIIGPDGLVDSLNSSTLIVGHHAIPDTYYLMATLRASGSVFDWFAHALFPGEDVEAARQSITQAASSIPPGADGLRFIPHLRQLTDNPEDVALPGGVFWGLQESHHSGHLARAVLEGLSFESYRLLERMRGAGKQGSSDPIRAVGGPTTNPVWMQIKADMLGRPIEIYECPHAAAWGAALLAWLHLQGQPLQGELKGLKPRARYMPGQTEAAAKLRRSYGLLLQALAQVQSSLLVPEGKA; from the coding sequence ATGCAACTTCTTTTGGGAATCGACATAGGAACCAGTTTCATCAAGGCGGGGGTTTTTACCCCTTTAGGCGAGGTGGTTGCCCTTAATCAAGCCCCTGCACCCCTGAACCGCATTGGGTCTGTTCAGGGTTACTACCTGGCAGACGAGCTATGGGAAAGCGTTGCGGAGTTGGTTGGCAGGCTAACCAAGGAGTTATCCCAGTCTGAATGGGAGCGGCTGGGGGTGGTGGGCATTAGCAGCTTTGGGGAGTCCGGGGTGCTGCTGGGACGGGATGGTGGCCTGCGATTTCCTGAGGTGATGGCCTGGTACGATGAACGCCCCAAGGAGATTTTTGAGCACCTAAGCCAGGTTCTGCTGGCCCTGGATCCAAGCCGGTTGCGCCTGCGAACCGGCCTGCTGCCCGATCACACTTATAGCCTGGCCAAGCTCTTATGGTTACGGCAGGAGTGCCCAAAGCTGCTCCAGGGCAGTCTATGCTGGGTCTCGGTGGCCGATTGGATTGCCTTCCGTCTCACCGGGAGGTTGCAGATGGGTCTGACCCAGGCCTCCCGCACCCTACTTTTTGACCTGCTGTCACGCCGTTGGATGGAAGATACCCTGCTCGAGGTGGGGCTGAACCCTGGTTTACTCCCCTCCCTGCGATTTCCCGGCGCTCCCATCGGCCCCGTAACCCCTGAGGCTGCAAGCCAGAGCGGTCTTCCCTCCAGTCTTCCGGTCATGGAGGCCGGACACGATCAGGCCTGCGCGGCAGCGGGTCTCGGCGCCCTCGATCCCGGATCCATCATCAATGCCTGCGGTACCGCTGAAACCCTACTCCAGATTATCGGCCCGGATGGCCTGGTCGATTCTCTAAACTCGAGCACCCTCATCGTCGGTCATCATGCCATACCGGACACCTACTACCTTATGGCTACACTGAGGGCCTCGGGATCGGTGTTCGACTGGTTCGCGCACGCCCTCTTCCCTGGTGAAGACGTAGAAGCTGCCCGCCAAAGCATCACCCAGGCGGCCTCTAGCATTCCCCCCGGTGCGGATGGCCTGCGGTTCATCCCTCATCTGCGCCAACTTACCGATAACCCAGAGGACGTTGCCTTGCCAGGCGGGGTGTTCTGGGGCCTGCAGGAGTCGCACCACTCAGGGCACCTTGCTAGGGCTGTGCTCGAGGGTCTCTCTTTTGAGAGCTACCGGCTTTTGGAGCGTATGCGAGGGGCTGGTAAACAGGGGTCGAGTGACCCCATCCGTGCGGTAGGCGGCCCCACGACCAACCCGGTTTGGATGCAGATCAAAGCCGATATGCTGGGGCGGCCCATCGAGATCTACGAGTGTCCACACGCAGCAGCCTGGGGAGCGGCACTCCTGGCCTGGTTGCACCTGCAAGGCCAGCCCCTCCAGGGCGAGCTTAAGGGATTGAAGCCTCGAGCTCGCTACATGCCAGGCCAGACGGAAGCGGCAGCCAAGCTACGTCGCTCCTATGGGCTTTTACTCCAGGCCCTGGCTCAGGTTCAATCCAGCCTGCTCGTCCCAGAAGGGAAGGCATGA
- a CDS encoding ABC transporter permease, with product MQLVLAQYKAGLLSLSRNPGYFIGSIVFPALFFLFFVPSSVRDSSGANFALGSFMIFAVMGALFFGFAVGIAHDRASAWAVYERTLPAPPLVRLASRVLNGFTFAACATIVMALVAHLTTPVHLPPVAWGRLALALLAGAIPISLLGFAIGYFASSRGAVTLAQLFYLPLSYAGGLWAPPQQLPTLVQPISLLTPTRRWGEVVWPAVTGQPWHGQDFAWLAVFALIFGALALWGYRRDEGQRFS from the coding sequence ATGCAACTCGTTCTCGCCCAGTACAAAGCCGGTCTCCTCTCCCTCTCCCGCAACCCCGGCTACTTCATCGGCAGCATCGTCTTTCCGGCGCTCTTCTTCCTTTTCTTCGTTCCCTCTAGCGTCCGGGACAGCAGCGGGGCCAATTTCGCGCTGGGTTCTTTCATGATCTTCGCGGTGATGGGGGCGCTGTTTTTTGGCTTTGCGGTGGGCATCGCCCACGATCGAGCCTCGGCATGGGCGGTCTACGAGCGCACCCTGCCGGCCCCGCCGCTGGTGCGGCTGGCCTCGAGGGTTCTGAACGGCTTCACCTTTGCCGCCTGCGCTACGATCGTGATGGCCCTGGTGGCCCACCTCACCACGCCCGTCCACCTCCCGCCGGTGGCCTGGGGCCGCCTGGCGCTGGCCCTGCTGGCCGGTGCAATTCCCATTAGCCTGCTGGGCTTTGCTATCGGCTACTTCGCCTCCTCCAGGGGTGCGGTGACCCTGGCCCAGCTCTTTTACCTGCCGCTCTCGTACGCGGGCGGGTTGTGGGCACCGCCACAGCAGCTGCCCACCCTGGTGCAGCCGATCTCACTCCTAACCCCCACCCGGCGCTGGGGCGAGGTGGTGTGGCCGGCGGTGACCGGGCAGCCCTGGCATGGGCAGGACTTTGCCTGGCTGGCCGTCTTCGCTCTGATTTTTGGAGCCCTGGCCCTGTGGGGCTACCGGCGTGATGAAGGGCAGCGTTTTAGCTAG
- a CDS encoding 1-phosphofructokinase family hexose kinase translates to MRPKTVITLTLNPALDVKMRFSAPRLGALNRAQRMDVEPSGKGINVARALARLGIRVRAVAPLGGSFGLAIEQLVLAETGLELIGVQITESTRCNLKVIDANSSEVTEFNAPGPALTREEWKRIEAALFEPLEEGDQVVLAGSLPAGASSTVYASLVQKTHEIGASALLDTAGAALREALPARPFLVKPNRLEAEELLGLPIRDRKDAIWAAQRIQALGAQHVVLSLGGDGAVFLSPKEGVWAHPPRVQVKSTVGCGDALLAGVVAGILHQRPWPDGARFATALAAARAGGEGVEFPDLNRVKALIGEVRLEVL, encoded by the coding sequence ATGAGACCAAAGACAGTCATCACCCTGACCCTGAATCCAGCACTGGACGTAAAGATGCGCTTTAGCGCGCCCCGGCTAGGTGCGCTCAACCGAGCCCAGCGCATGGACGTAGAGCCCAGCGGTAAGGGTATTAACGTGGCGCGGGCGCTGGCCCGGCTGGGCATCAGGGTTCGGGCCGTAGCCCCACTAGGGGGCAGTTTCGGTCTAGCCATAGAGCAGTTGGTTTTAGCCGAGACCGGCCTTGAGTTGATTGGTGTGCAGATCACCGAATCTACCCGTTGCAACCTTAAGGTTATCGATGCCAACAGCAGCGAGGTTACCGAATTTAACGCCCCAGGGCCAGCCCTCACCAGAGAAGAGTGGAAACGGATTGAAGCAGCTTTGTTTGAGCCTTTGGAAGAAGGTGACCAGGTAGTTCTAGCGGGTAGCCTGCCGGCTGGAGCCAGCTCCACGGTTTACGCCAGCCTGGTGCAGAAAACCCATGAAATCGGAGCCAGCGCCCTGCTGGACACAGCAGGAGCGGCTTTACGAGAAGCGCTTCCTGCCAGGCCTTTTCTAGTCAAGCCGAACCGACTCGAGGCCGAGGAATTGCTGGGTCTGCCCATCAGAGACCGAAAGGATGCCATCTGGGCTGCCCAGCGCATCCAGGCGCTGGGCGCACAGCACGTGGTGCTCTCCCTGGGGGGCGATGGGGCGGTGTTCCTGTCTCCCAAGGAAGGCGTTTGGGCACACCCACCCAGGGTTCAGGTGAAGAGTACCGTGGGCTGTGGAGATGCCTTACTGGCCGGGGTTGTTGCGGGAATTCTCCATCAGCGCCCCTGGCCGGACGGAGCCAGGTTTGCAACAGCGCTGGCGGCAGCCCGGGCCGGTGGCGAAGGGGTGGAATTTCCTGATCTGAACCGGGTCAAAGCGCTGATCGGCGAGGTAAGACTTGAGGTTCTCTGA
- a CDS encoding ROK family protein produces the protein MVDFSDTNVVNPPGSTPKGRGRSKQEPVILVADIGGTKIRVGHIRLVGKVSSKGVSRRIPALREEIKKLSTDLIRTPTPVASLAGLLKAYAAEENLSPQAAVLGVPVSLDRDLDKVLSSPNIPQLEGLTLASELEVQLGYRVYLERDIALLLLGEYRAGAAEGANSVLGVFFGTGVGAAMLFEGRPYRGYSVGLELGHIPIRGEGRVCICGNLDCLEAYACGHTLNALSQQTGIPVPELFVRRHEDPGLDRALHEFVRDQAYAVATAINLLDPAVCVIGGGIPQMEGYPREAFSQTVLEHLRRPYPRTTIRLTWAELDSAAVFHGALAVLEQRRGQGIHSRN, from the coding sequence ATGGTAGACTTCTCGGATACTAATGTAGTAAACCCGCCGGGGTCGACCCCTAAAGGTCGTGGTCGAAGTAAGCAGGAGCCCGTTATCCTAGTGGCCGACATAGGCGGAACCAAGATCAGGGTCGGGCATATAAGGCTTGTAGGAAAAGTCAGTAGCAAAGGGGTAAGCCGGCGAATCCCTGCCCTTAGAGAGGAAATTAAAAAGCTCTCCACCGATTTAATTCGAACCCCCACCCCAGTAGCGTCCCTAGCGGGCCTGCTCAAGGCTTATGCTGCGGAGGAGAACCTCTCCCCCCAGGCCGCTGTCCTGGGGGTGCCGGTAAGCCTTGACCGCGATCTGGATAAGGTGCTTTCCAGTCCCAACATCCCCCAGCTCGAGGGGCTCACCCTGGCCAGCGAGCTCGAGGTGCAGCTAGGGTACCGCGTTTACCTTGAACGGGATATCGCCCTGCTGCTCCTGGGAGAGTATCGCGCCGGGGCTGCAGAGGGCGCGAATTCTGTGTTGGGTGTTTTTTTCGGCACCGGTGTGGGGGCTGCCATGCTCTTCGAAGGCAGGCCCTACCGGGGATACTCGGTGGGGCTCGAGCTGGGGCATATCCCCATCCGGGGCGAGGGTCGTGTGTGTATTTGTGGCAATCTGGACTGCCTGGAAGCCTACGCCTGTGGCCACACCCTGAACGCGCTCTCCCAGCAGACAGGTATTCCTGTACCTGAGCTTTTCGTACGTCGCCATGAAGACCCAGGGCTGGATCGGGCTCTGCACGAGTTTGTGCGGGATCAGGCATACGCGGTGGCAACGGCCATCAACCTCCTTGACCCGGCAGTGTGTGTGATAGGCGGTGGGATTCCCCAGATGGAAGGCTACCCCCGGGAGGCTTTTAGCCAAACGGTTCTCGAGCACCTACGCCGTCCTTATCCCCGCACCACGATTCGCCTGACCTGGGCTGAGCTGGACTCCGCAGCCGTATTCCACGGTGCACTGGCAGTGTTGGAGCAGCGTAGGGGCCAGGGTATTCATTCCAGAAACTAG
- a CDS encoding ABC transporter permease subunit — protein sequence MNPPITGSERKPSAWLGFLAGAWSWLFLIFMTVFFEVWARMAYDSSFILNATNIQSILLAAVQPLLLALGQTLVIIAGGIDLSVGFTVGLAAVVSARVMQHLDPSMPAALSFVLACLFALIAALSVGAVNAFLVARLNVPPFIGTLGMYGVARGVGFLVAAGNTVPTDNPVNSAMGNGFVLGVIPIPVLITAVVVLFMHYLLSQTRFGQYTYAIGGNRQAAERAGINVTRHTMQLYLITALLAGIAGIIYTGRFTAGAAQAGEATLLDSIAAVVIGGASLFGGAGTIVGTVIGALIIAIIQFGLVFINVQPFWQFIAVGLVIILSVLVDQAKQGVVRR from the coding sequence GTGAATCCACCTATAACAGGCTCCGAACGCAAACCTTCGGCCTGGCTTGGTTTTCTGGCTGGGGCCTGGTCGTGGCTTTTCCTGATCTTCATGACTGTGTTTTTCGAAGTATGGGCCAGGATGGCCTACGACAGCAGCTTTATTCTCAATGCTACCAATATTCAGAGCATACTTTTGGCTGCAGTACAACCTTTACTGCTCGCCCTGGGGCAGACCCTGGTGATCATTGCAGGCGGCATCGACCTCTCCGTTGGCTTCACAGTGGGCTTAGCGGCTGTGGTGAGTGCCCGGGTCATGCAGCACCTCGATCCCTCCATGCCTGCAGCGCTCTCTTTTGTGCTGGCATGTCTTTTTGCGCTGATCGCAGCGTTGAGTGTGGGTGCGGTTAATGCCTTTCTGGTGGCGCGGCTCAATGTTCCCCCCTTCATCGGAACGCTGGGGATGTATGGGGTGGCCAGGGGTGTGGGCTTTCTGGTCGCGGCGGGAAACACCGTACCTACCGACAACCCTGTTAATTCCGCAATGGGCAATGGCTTTGTGCTGGGTGTAATCCCCATACCAGTGCTGATTACTGCGGTGGTGGTACTGTTTATGCACTACCTATTAAGCCAGACCAGGTTTGGGCAGTACACCTATGCTATCGGCGGTAACCGCCAGGCTGCTGAACGGGCTGGCATCAACGTAACGCGCCACACCATGCAGCTCTATCTAATCACGGCTTTGCTGGCAGGCATCGCTGGAATTATCTACACCGGGCGCTTCACAGCCGGGGCCGCCCAGGCCGGTGAGGCCACCCTGTTGGACTCCATCGCTGCAGTGGTAATCGGAGGGGCCAGTCTGTTTGGAGGTGCCGGAACCATTGTAGGCACAGTGATCGGGGCTTTGATTATCGCAATCATTCAGTTTGGCCTGGTGTTCATCAATGTGCAGCCCTTCTGGCAGTTCATAGCGGTAGGCTTGGTGATCATCCTAAGCGTGCTGGTGGATCAGGCTAAGCAGGGGGTGGTAAGGCGATGA
- a CDS encoding response regulator transcription factor — MIRVVIAEDQALVLGALAALLELEGDIKVVAQAKDGRSALEEVKTHQPDLLITDIEMPHLSGLELAAEVKKLGLGTRVVIVTTFGRAGYLRRALEAGASGYLLKDAPSSELAEAVRRVYLGGRAIDPLLAAQAWSEEDPLTDRERRVLRLAGEGRTSAEIAAELGLSEGTVRNYLSEAISKLGAQNRVEAARIAREKGWL; from the coding sequence ATGATCCGCGTCGTCATCGCTGAAGACCAGGCCCTGGTTCTGGGGGCCCTGGCCGCGCTGCTGGAGCTTGAGGGCGACATCAAGGTGGTGGCTCAAGCCAAAGACGGCCGGAGCGCCCTGGAAGAGGTAAAAACCCACCAGCCCGACCTTCTGATCACCGACATCGAGATGCCCCACCTGAGCGGCCTCGAGCTCGCCGCTGAGGTGAAAAAGCTGGGCCTGGGAACCCGTGTTGTCATCGTGACCACCTTTGGCCGCGCCGGGTACCTGCGGCGGGCGCTGGAGGCCGGGGCCAGCGGCTACCTCCTCAAGGACGCCCCCTCCTCCGAACTGGCCGAGGCTGTGCGCCGGGTCTACCTGGGAGGCCGGGCCATCGACCCCCTTCTGGCCGCGCAGGCCTGGAGCGAGGAAGACCCCCTCACCGACCGCGAGCGCAGGGTGTTGCGCCTGGCTGGAGAGGGCCGCACCAGCGCCGAGATCGCCGCCGAGCTGGGGCTATCGGAAGGCACCGTGCGCAACTACCTCTCCGAGGCCATCAGCAAGCTGGGGGCTCAGAACCGCGTGGAAGCGGCCCGCATTGCCCGGGAGAAGGGCTGGCTTTAA
- a CDS encoding ABC transporter ATP-binding protein: MVRSLAKVVHKASSPAVLEQVSKHYGRVKALEELSLEVTEGELLALLGPNGAGKSTAISLLAGLRRPDRGRAWLFGLDPRDPQARANLGVTPQETGLPNELRVHEVLELVQAHYPNPTPRRELLERFGLGGLERRQCGGLSGGQKRRLAVALAFAGNPRLVILDEPTTGLDVEARRSLWEGVKRYQAQGGTVLLTTHYLEEAEALASRIAVIDRGRLIAEGTVGQIKARVGLKQVRFAAAELPPLEGVSRLEREGDTFTLYTPEADTVVRQLVQKSVAFKGLEVRSVSLEEAFVALTGEPQKE; encoded by the coding sequence ATGGTTCGCAGTCTCGCAAAGGTCGTCCACAAAGCCTCGAGCCCGGCGGTGCTCGAGCAGGTTTCCAAGCACTACGGCCGGGTAAAGGCCCTCGAGGAGCTGAGCCTCGAGGTAACAGAGGGGGAACTCCTGGCCCTCCTGGGCCCCAACGGGGCGGGTAAGAGCACGGCCATCAGCCTGCTGGCGGGTTTGCGCAGGCCCGACCGTGGGAGGGCCTGGCTGTTCGGCCTCGACCCGCGAGACCCCCAGGCCCGGGCCAACCTGGGCGTAACCCCACAGGAGACCGGGTTGCCCAACGAGCTTCGTGTGCACGAGGTGCTCGAGCTGGTGCAGGCCCACTACCCCAATCCCACGCCGCGCCGGGAGCTCCTCGAGCGCTTCGGCCTGGGTGGCCTCGAGCGGCGGCAGTGCGGCGGCCTCTCCGGCGGGCAGAAACGCCGGCTGGCGGTCGCGCTGGCCTTTGCCGGGAACCCCCGGCTGGTGATCCTCGATGAGCCCACCACCGGCCTCGACGTGGAGGCGCGGCGTTCGTTGTGGGAAGGGGTAAAGCGCTACCAGGCCCAGGGCGGCACCGTTCTGCTGACCACCCACTACCTCGAGGAGGCCGAGGCCCTGGCCAGCCGCATCGCCGTGATCGACCGCGGCCGGCTCATCGCCGAGGGGACGGTGGGCCAGATCAAGGCCAGGGTCGGGCTCAAGCAGGTGCGCTTCGCTGCCGCCGAGCTTCCACCCCTGGAGGGGGTGAGCCGGCTCGAGCGCGAGGGCGACACCTTCACCCTCTACACCCCCGAGGCCGACACGGTGGTGCGCCAGTTGGTGCAGAAAAGCGTAGCCTTCAAGGGCCTGGAAGTTCGGTCGGTGAGCCTGGAGGAAGCCTTTGTCGCCCTGACGGGCGAGCCCCAAAAGGAGTGA
- a CDS encoding sensor histidine kinase, protein MPTPQPNRSPARRPRWYDYAYLVYLANLLWQPALDPGFSRVDAAVTLLSVAICLLFFLRRPHHNRARLVATAALAALGLTVAPFNYGANVYLIYAAAFAGGLWPSRLALRVVWGLVGLTAFYFLILMGVGTPAQISMVSSVLTAVFVLGVGLSNLSETKREQHRRELEAALEENQRLAAIAERERIARDLHDLLGHTLSVITLKAELAARLAGRDPARAAQEMREVERISREATAQVREAVQGYRSRGLQGELAGARLALQTAGIRFDCYIQPLTLSPTQESVLGLALREAVTNVIRHSGATCCAVRLLKAGGGVLLEVEDDGKGGVLEEGSGLQGMRQRAEALGGRLERSSNGGTKLRLWLPTADPERTSSQALPKTLHPSPDTL, encoded by the coding sequence ATGCCCACCCCTCAGCCCAATCGTTCGCCTGCCCGGCGGCCCCGGTGGTACGATTACGCCTACCTGGTCTACCTGGCCAACCTGCTGTGGCAGCCCGCCCTCGACCCGGGGTTTAGCCGGGTTGACGCAGCGGTCACGCTGCTTTCGGTGGCGATCTGTTTGCTTTTCTTCCTACGGCGCCCCCACCACAACCGCGCCCGCCTGGTCGCCACCGCCGCGCTGGCCGCCCTGGGGCTGACGGTAGCTCCCTTCAATTACGGCGCCAACGTCTACCTGATCTACGCCGCGGCCTTCGCGGGTGGGCTGTGGCCTTCGAGGCTGGCCCTGCGGGTTGTCTGGGGCCTGGTGGGGCTCACAGCCTTCTATTTTTTGATCCTCATGGGGGTGGGGACGCCCGCGCAGATCAGCATGGTCTCCTCCGTCCTTACCGCGGTGTTCGTGCTGGGGGTGGGGCTTAGCAACCTCAGCGAGACCAAGCGGGAGCAACACCGCCGCGAGCTCGAGGCGGCCCTAGAAGAAAACCAGCGCCTGGCGGCCATTGCCGAGCGTGAGCGCATCGCCCGCGACCTGCACGACCTGCTAGGCCACACCCTCTCGGTCATCACCCTCAAAGCCGAGCTCGCCGCCCGCCTCGCAGGGCGCGACCCCGCTCGAGCCGCCCAGGAGATGCGCGAGGTCGAGCGTATCTCGCGCGAGGCCACCGCCCAGGTGCGCGAGGCCGTGCAGGGCTACCGGTCGCGGGGTTTGCAGGGCGAACTGGCGGGGGCCAGGTTGGCCTTGCAGACCGCTGGAATTCGCTTCGACTGCTACATCCAGCCGCTCACCCTCTCCCCCACCCAGGAAAGCGTCCTCGGCCTGGCCCTGCGCGAGGCGGTGACCAACGTCATCCGCCACTCGGGCGCCACCTGCTGCGCAGTGCGGCTGCTGAAGGCAGGGGGCGGGGTGCTCCTGGAGGTGGAGGACGACGGCAAGGGCGGCGTGCTGGAGGAGGGCTCGGGCCTGCAAGGGATGCGCCAGCGGGCCGAGGCCCTGGGGGGCCGCCTCGAGCGCAGCAGTAACGGCGGCACCAAGCTACGCCTGTGGCTGCCCACAGCCGACCCCGAGCGCACCTCCTCCCAGGCGCTCCCCAAAACCCTTCATCCCAGCCCCGATACCCTATGA
- a CDS encoding ABC transporter substrate-binding protein — MSKRVKWVFTVLTLSLLIAVAMYGLAQQQKKYTIALIPGLTTDGFYITMHKGAEEAAKRLGVELIFQGGPEFSPTTQIPVLNAIIARKPDAILIAPTDRNQLIAPLKRAHEAGIKIITVDTFIGENGQYQTGKGNADFPLAYVASDNVEGGRIAARALAKAIGEKGKVYVSNVKPGISTTDQREQGFKEEMKKYPGITVLATQYNDNDANKAASQLAAALARNPDLAGVFGANLFSAIGAANGVKNAGKRGAVKVAAFDCPESIINDIKGGTIDMAVCQHPAEMGRIAVEWAVKALNGEKIPNRYGTGYTVIDRANVDSAEAKAAIYSSK, encoded by the coding sequence ATGAGCAAACGAGTGAAGTGGGTATTTACGGTTCTGACTTTGAGTCTGTTGATTGCGGTGGCGATGTACGGCCTTGCCCAACAACAGAAGAAGTACACCATTGCTCTCATTCCTGGTCTCACCACCGACGGCTTTTACATCACCATGCACAAGGGCGCGGAAGAAGCTGCTAAGAGGTTGGGTGTGGAGTTGATTTTCCAAGGCGGCCCTGAGTTCAGCCCCACCACACAGATTCCAGTACTCAATGCCATCATCGCCCGTAAGCCTGATGCCATCCTGATTGCCCCTACTGACAGAAACCAGCTCATTGCCCCCTTGAAACGTGCCCACGAGGCTGGCATCAAAATCATTACCGTGGACACCTTCATCGGTGAGAATGGTCAGTACCAGACCGGCAAAGGCAACGCCGACTTCCCACTGGCTTACGTGGCTTCTGACAACGTTGAGGGCGGGCGCATCGCTGCCAGGGCCCTAGCCAAGGCTATCGGTGAGAAGGGCAAGGTCTACGTTTCAAACGTCAAACCGGGCATCTCCACAACCGACCAGCGCGAACAAGGCTTCAAGGAGGAAATGAAGAAGTACCCCGGCATCACCGTGCTCGCAACCCAGTACAACGATAATGATGCTAATAAGGCTGCCTCACAGTTGGCGGCTGCGCTGGCCCGCAACCCTGACCTTGCCGGCGTTTTTGGCGCAAACCTATTCAGTGCCATAGGTGCAGCCAATGGGGTGAAGAACGCAGGCAAGCGCGGAGCAGTAAAAGTAGCGGCTTTCGATTGCCCCGAATCCATCATCAACGATATAAAGGGTGGAACCATCGATATGGCCGTCTGCCAGCATCCGGCCGAGATGGGTCGGATAGCTGTCGAATGGGCAGTTAAGGCCCTTAATGGTGAGAAGATCCCCAACCGCTATGGCACCGGCTACACCGTGATTGACAGGGCCAACGTCGATAGCGCTGAAGCCAAGGCTGCTATCTACTCCTCCAAATAG